One Malus sylvestris chromosome 14, drMalSylv7.2, whole genome shotgun sequence DNA segment encodes these proteins:
- the LOC126598395 gene encoding transcription factor MYB1R1-like, whose amino-acid sequence MSSGTCSTVEPAGAGEIMLFGVRLVVDSMRKSVSLNNLSQYEQPQEAASNNGNNGTAAGKDDAAPGYASENDVVHNSGGNRERERKRGVPWTEEEHKLFLLGLQKVGKGDWRGISRNFVKTRTPTQVASHAQKYYLRRSNLNRRRRRSSLFDITTDTVAPTPMDEEQVQHQDNISQSQLHPLPPPPPSESRNAGGFSMVPNFARTVGPAVLPVHIENPMGNLALRQANPENSTSGKLVHPVALHSAPHATAISDLNLNSTTDTSTLTLNLSLSMDSREPSSRHSAFQTMPGFSNGDSMISVA is encoded by the exons ATGTCGTCCGGCACGTGCTCCACCGTCGAGCCCGCGGGCGCGGGAGAGATCATGCTGTTCGGCGTGCGCTTGGTGGTCGATTCCATGAGGAAGAGCGTCAGTTTGAACAATCTCTCGCAGTACGAGCAGCCTCAGGAGGCCGCCTCCAACAACGGCAATAACGGCACCGCCGCCGGAAAGGATGACGCGGCGCCCGGTTACGCCTCCGAGAACGACGTCGTTCACAATTCTGGCGGGAATCGCGAGCGCGAACGCAAGCGag GGGTTCCATGGACGGAGGAAGAGCACAAGCTTTTCTTGCTTGGATTGCAGAAAGTAGGGAAAGGAGATTGGAGAGGGATCTCAAGAAACTTCGTGAAGACTCGCACCCCGACTCAGGTTGCCAGCCACGCACAGAAATACTATCTGCGCCGGAGCAACCTCAATCGCCGGCGCCGCAGGTCTAGCCTCTTCGACATCACCACTGATACG GTCGCTCCAACTCCAATGGATGAAGAGCAAGTACAGCATCAAGATAACATATCTCAGTCCCAGTTGCATCCGTTGCCACCCCCGCCACCATCCGAGTCTCGCAATGCTGGTGGATTTTCGATGGTGCCAAATTTTGCAAGGACTGTAGGTCCAGCTGTCTTGCCAGTTCACATTGAGAACCCAATGGGTAATCTAGCTCTTCGACAAGCAAATCCCGAGAATAGTACTTCGGGCAAGCTCGTCCACCCAGTTGCCCTTCATTCGGCCCCTCATGCGACCGCAATATCTGACCTAAACTTGAACTCAACGACGGACACATCGACCCTAACTCTCAACCTCTCCTTGTCAATGGACTCGAGGGAACCGTCGTCAAGGCATTCGGCTTTCCAGACAATGCCAGGATTCAGCAACGGGGATAGCATGATCAGTGTCGCTTGA